From Callithrix jacchus isolate 240 chromosome 15, calJac240_pri, whole genome shotgun sequence, one genomic window encodes:
- the INKA1 gene encoding PAK4-inhibitor INKA1 isoform X1, whose product MHSARLDSFLSQLRWELLCGRDTGSPPMPGSLQPTPQTGPDVQPSHQLRASGALEEDSVCCVEEEEEEEAVVTEDRGAALGGPREHALDWDSGFSEVSGSTWREEELPVPQRPAPSAQPLCRQRLSVSGLPMAGRAPVASAPPSRRPRPKSTPDACLEHWQELEAEDWTAALLNRGRSRQPLVLGDNCFADLVHNWMELPETGSEVGDRGGPRARARPPQFLLGLSEQLRRRLARARRTAMAGKRLSCPPRPETELPTDVSRFAALMSCRSRQPIICNDVSYL is encoded by the exons ATGCACAGCGCTCGGCTTGACAGCTTCCTCAGCCAGCTCCGCTGGGAACTG CTGTGTGGCCGGGACACAGGCTCACCCCCAATGCCTGGCTCCCTGCAGCCAACCCCCCAAACTGGCCCAGATGTGCAGCCCAGCCACCAGCTTAGGGCCTCAGGTGCCTTGGAAGAGGACTCAGTCTgctgtgtggaggaggaggaagaggaggaagcagtGGTGACAGAAGACAGGGGCGCAGCCTTGGGAGGCCCCAGGGAGCATGCCCTGGACTGGGACTCTGGCTTCTCCGAGGTGTCGGGCAGCACATGGCGAGAGGAAGAACTGCCTGTACCCCAACGCCCAGCACCCTCAGCACAGCCCCTTTGTAGGCAGCGCCTCTCAGTCAGTGGCCTCCCCATGGCTGGCAGAGCCCCAGTAGCCAGTGCACCACCTAGCCGCCGTCCACGGCCCAAGTCCACCCCAGACGCCTGCCTGGAGCACTGGCAGGAACTGGAAGCAGAGGACTGGACAGCAGCCCTACTGAACAGGGGTCGTAGTCGCCAGCCCCTGGTACTGGGGGACAATTGCTTTGCTGACTTGGTGCACAACTGGATGGAGCTGCCTGAGACAGGGAGTGAAGTGGGTGACAGAGGTGGGCCCCGTGCCCGTGCTCGACCCCCTCAGTTCctgcttggcctctctgagcagcTTCGTCGCCGGCTGGCCAGGGCTCGGCGGACAGCTATGGCAGGAAAGCGGCTGTCATGCCCACCTCGCCCAGAAACTGAACTGCCTACAGACGTTTCACGCTTTGCAGCCCTCATGAGCTGCCGAAGCCGCCAGCCCATCATCTGCAATGATGTCAGCTACCTCTGa
- the INKA1 gene encoding PAK4-inhibitor INKA1 isoform X2 — protein MVCPTSPRQGGGGAAPMAQMARVGFRTVGNCAGHQLCGRDTGSPPMPGSLQPTPQTGPDVQPSHQLRASGALEEDSVCCVEEEEEEEAVVTEDRGAALGGPREHALDWDSGFSEVSGSTWREEELPVPQRPAPSAQPLCRQRLSVSGLPMAGRAPVASAPPSRRPRPKSTPDACLEHWQELEAEDWTAALLNRGRSRQPLVLGDNCFADLVHNWMELPETGSEVGDRGGPRARARPPQFLLGLSEQLRRRLARARRTAMAGKRLSCPPRPETELPTDVSRFAALMSCRSRQPIICNDVSYL, from the exons ATGGTGTGCCCCACCAGTCCGAGGCAGGGTGGGGGCGGCGCGGCGCCTATGGCCCAGATGGCCCGTGTTGGGTTTCGGACAGTTGGGAACTGCGCTGGGCATCAG CTGTGTGGCCGGGACACAGGCTCACCCCCAATGCCTGGCTCCCTGCAGCCAACCCCCCAAACTGGCCCAGATGTGCAGCCCAGCCACCAGCTTAGGGCCTCAGGTGCCTTGGAAGAGGACTCAGTCTgctgtgtggaggaggaggaagaggaggaagcagtGGTGACAGAAGACAGGGGCGCAGCCTTGGGAGGCCCCAGGGAGCATGCCCTGGACTGGGACTCTGGCTTCTCCGAGGTGTCGGGCAGCACATGGCGAGAGGAAGAACTGCCTGTACCCCAACGCCCAGCACCCTCAGCACAGCCCCTTTGTAGGCAGCGCCTCTCAGTCAGTGGCCTCCCCATGGCTGGCAGAGCCCCAGTAGCCAGTGCACCACCTAGCCGCCGTCCACGGCCCAAGTCCACCCCAGACGCCTGCCTGGAGCACTGGCAGGAACTGGAAGCAGAGGACTGGACAGCAGCCCTACTGAACAGGGGTCGTAGTCGCCAGCCCCTGGTACTGGGGGACAATTGCTTTGCTGACTTGGTGCACAACTGGATGGAGCTGCCTGAGACAGGGAGTGAAGTGGGTGACAGAGGTGGGCCCCGTGCCCGTGCTCGACCCCCTCAGTTCctgcttggcctctctgagcagcTTCGTCGCCGGCTGGCCAGGGCTCGGCGGACAGCTATGGCAGGAAAGCGGCTGTCATGCCCACCTCGCCCAGAAACTGAACTGCCTACAGACGTTTCACGCTTTGCAGCCCTCATGAGCTGCCGAAGCCGCCAGCCCATCATCTGCAATGATGTCAGCTACCTCTGa